A part of Actinoallomurus bryophytorum genomic DNA contains:
- a CDS encoding RICIN domain-containing protein has protein sequence MKLRRTLLAALSLAGALSTVLMATPAHAFAGGPIINSGVFSADLRLCLTPNGFDEGAVVSQEQCNGLTGQAWTPVLLDSGSHFSFVSAGTGKCLDVQGGRALDHSTIVVRTCNGSSGQRWSMQGTPNGAAAELRSGVAGTNTHCLDLPGNTHAPHASMQLFTCNNTVAQRWLF, from the coding sequence ATGAAGCTGCGACGTACGCTACTGGCGGCGCTGTCCCTCGCGGGCGCACTGTCGACCGTTCTGATGGCCACACCGGCGCACGCCTTCGCGGGCGGACCGATCATCAACTCCGGCGTCTTCAGCGCCGATCTCCGCCTGTGCCTGACGCCGAACGGATTCGACGAAGGTGCGGTGGTCAGCCAGGAGCAGTGCAACGGGCTGACCGGCCAGGCGTGGACTCCCGTGCTCCTCGACAGCGGAAGCCACTTCAGCTTCGTCAGCGCGGGGACCGGCAAGTGCCTCGACGTCCAAGGCGGTCGCGCCCTCGACCACTCGACGATCGTGGTGCGGACGTGCAACGGCAGCAGCGGCCAGCGGTGGTCCATGCAGGGCACGCCGAACGGCGCCGCGGCCGAGCTGCGGTCGGGGGTCGCCGGCACCAACACCCACTGCCTCGACCTCCCCGGGAACACGCACGCGCCGCACGCGTCCATGCAGCTCTTCACCTGCAACAACACCGTGGCGCAGCGGTGGCTCTTCTGA
- a CDS encoding PadR family transcriptional regulator, with translation MSKAMQEPTFLILTALADGPQHGYGIISDAERISAGRTRLRAGTLYAALDRLKSDGLIAADREEIVDGRLRRYYRLTDDGATALAAEVDALRRRTEAAARRLASPARLDRGASPA, from the coding sequence ATGAGTAAGGCCATGCAGGAACCCACGTTCCTGATCCTGACCGCGCTGGCCGACGGGCCGCAGCACGGGTACGGGATCATCTCCGACGCCGAGCGGATCTCCGCCGGGCGCACCCGCCTGCGTGCGGGCACCTTGTACGCGGCGCTGGACCGGCTCAAGTCCGATGGGCTGATCGCCGCCGACCGCGAGGAAATCGTGGACGGCCGGCTACGCCGCTACTACCGGCTGACCGACGACGGAGCCACCGCTCTGGCCGCCGAGGTCGACGCGCTCCGCCGCCGTACCGAGGCCGCCGCCCGCCGCCTCGCCTCCCCTGCGCGCCTGGACCGCGGCGCGTCCCCCGCCTGA
- a CDS encoding error-prone DNA polymerase: MGWNNPDVPWQEFERKLSWGGREPKPEPPPRRVPRPRLSGEGGWAELHCHSSYSFLDGASSPRELIDEAIRLGVEAVAVTDHDGMYGAVQLKEAAKGSGVGTIFGAELTLDLPAKQGEPDPGGGHLLVLARDAEGYGRLSGAITKAQLAGGEKGRPVYDLADLADAHGGHWAVLTGCRKSLAHAGGGLRTLIEMFGRENVYAELIDHDQPLDDARNDALYDLAGREKLAVIASNNVHYAGPDDASLAEALAAVRARRGLDDMVSWLPATGTAHLRSAGEMRARMARFPGVVERTVELARSCVFDLRLVAPDLPDWLVPEGHTESTWLRHLVAEGAAERYGPRRRARKAYRQIDQELNVIDDLGFPGYFLIVQEIVEFCRTEDILCQGRGSAANSAVCFALGITGVDAVKHNLLFERFLSPGRDGPPDIDLDIEHRRREEVIQHVYAKYGRDRAAQVANVISYRPRMAVRDAARALGFSPGQQDAWSRQLSPHEPLPPDGIPEAVTELAGRMQRLPRHLGIHSGGMVICDRPIGEVCPVEWARMPGRTVLQWDKDDCAAEGLVKFDLLGLGMLSALHDTFDLVATHHDIRFDLHNIPEEDPDVYAMLRDADTVGVFQVESRAQMATLPRLKPDRFYDLVVEVALIRPGPIQGGSVHPYLRRRNGQEPPDIPHPLMRGALYRTLGVPLFQEQMMQLAVDCAGFTPAESDALRQAMSSKRAPERIERLHDRLLSGMAERGISGEIAEEVYEKILGFASFGFPESHAQSFAHLVYASSYLKRHYPAAFTAALLRNQPMGFYSPQTLIGDARRHGVRVLGVDVNASADQATLEAPYAEAAGSPHSPAGAQPSVRVGLSYVRNLGKEGAERIAAGRPYESLEDLVRRVPMPTAALEALATAGAFGCFGLGRREALWAAGALSRGATSPASAPWRAERLPGTAPGTSAPALPAMTPIEETIADLWATGTSGRHPIAHVRHMLDERGAIPLGALGDVPGETNVLVAGVVTHRQRPGTAGGVIFFNIEDETGMGNIVCRPQVWERYRAMAFQAQAMLVHARLERHEGATNLVATRLRRLPVTTMARSRDFR; encoded by the coding sequence ATGGGCTGGAACAATCCCGACGTTCCGTGGCAGGAGTTCGAGCGGAAGCTGTCGTGGGGAGGACGCGAGCCGAAGCCCGAGCCGCCACCGAGGCGGGTCCCGCGGCCGAGGCTGTCGGGTGAAGGTGGCTGGGCCGAGCTGCACTGCCACTCGTCCTACAGCTTCCTCGACGGTGCCTCCAGCCCGCGCGAGCTGATCGACGAGGCGATCCGGCTCGGTGTGGAGGCCGTGGCCGTGACCGACCACGACGGCATGTACGGCGCCGTACAGCTCAAGGAGGCCGCCAAGGGCAGTGGCGTGGGCACGATCTTCGGCGCCGAGCTGACCCTCGACCTGCCCGCGAAGCAGGGTGAGCCCGACCCGGGCGGAGGTCACCTGCTGGTGCTGGCCCGCGACGCCGAGGGGTACGGGCGGCTGAGCGGCGCGATCACCAAGGCACAGCTCGCCGGTGGAGAGAAGGGCCGCCCCGTCTATGACCTGGCGGACCTGGCGGACGCGCACGGCGGGCACTGGGCGGTCCTCACCGGCTGCCGCAAGAGCCTGGCGCACGCCGGCGGCGGGCTCCGTACGCTGATCGAGATGTTCGGCCGGGAGAACGTCTACGCCGAGCTGATCGACCACGACCAGCCCCTGGACGACGCGCGCAACGACGCCCTGTACGACCTGGCCGGACGCGAGAAGCTCGCCGTCATCGCCTCGAACAACGTGCACTACGCCGGGCCGGATGACGCCTCCCTCGCCGAGGCGCTCGCCGCCGTACGCGCCCGGCGCGGGCTGGACGACATGGTGTCCTGGCTGCCCGCCACCGGCACCGCGCACCTCCGGTCGGCCGGGGAGATGCGGGCACGGATGGCGCGCTTCCCCGGCGTCGTCGAGCGCACGGTCGAGCTGGCCCGGTCCTGCGTGTTCGATCTGAGGCTGGTCGCGCCGGACCTGCCGGACTGGCTCGTCCCCGAAGGCCACACCGAGTCGACCTGGCTGCGGCATCTCGTCGCCGAGGGTGCCGCCGAGCGGTACGGGCCGCGGCGGCGGGCGCGCAAGGCGTACCGGCAGATCGACCAGGAGCTGAACGTCATCGACGACCTCGGCTTTCCCGGCTACTTCCTGATCGTGCAGGAGATCGTGGAGTTCTGCCGGACGGAGGACATCCTGTGCCAGGGCCGCGGCTCGGCGGCCAACTCCGCGGTCTGCTTCGCCCTGGGCATCACCGGCGTCGACGCCGTGAAGCACAACCTGCTGTTCGAGCGGTTCCTGTCCCCGGGCCGCGACGGCCCGCCCGACATCGACCTCGACATCGAACACCGCCGCCGTGAGGAGGTCATCCAGCACGTCTATGCCAAGTACGGCCGGGACCGCGCCGCGCAGGTCGCCAACGTGATCAGCTACCGGCCTCGCATGGCCGTACGCGACGCCGCTCGCGCGCTCGGCTTCTCCCCCGGCCAGCAGGACGCCTGGTCCCGGCAGCTCTCTCCCCATGAGCCGCTGCCGCCGGACGGCATCCCGGAGGCGGTCACCGAACTGGCCGGCCGGATGCAGCGGCTCCCCCGGCATCTGGGCATCCACTCGGGCGGCATGGTCATCTGCGACCGGCCGATCGGTGAGGTCTGCCCGGTCGAGTGGGCCCGGATGCCGGGCCGCACCGTCCTGCAGTGGGACAAGGACGACTGCGCCGCCGAGGGACTCGTCAAGTTCGACCTGCTCGGGCTGGGCATGCTGTCGGCGCTGCACGACACCTTCGACCTCGTGGCCACGCACCATGACATCCGCTTCGACCTGCACAACATTCCCGAGGAGGACCCGGACGTCTACGCCATGCTGCGCGACGCCGACACGGTCGGGGTGTTCCAGGTCGAGTCCCGCGCCCAGATGGCCACGCTGCCGCGGCTCAAGCCCGACCGCTTCTATGACCTGGTCGTGGAGGTCGCGCTGATCCGGCCCGGCCCGATCCAGGGCGGCTCGGTCCACCCGTACCTCCGCCGCCGCAACGGGCAGGAGCCCCCGGACATCCCGCACCCGCTGATGCGGGGCGCGCTGTACCGGACCTTGGGCGTGCCGCTGTTCCAGGAGCAGATGATGCAGCTCGCCGTGGACTGCGCCGGGTTCACGCCGGCGGAGTCGGACGCGCTACGGCAGGCGATGAGCTCCAAGCGGGCGCCCGAGCGCATCGAGCGGCTCCACGACCGGTTGCTGAGCGGCATGGCCGAGCGCGGCATCTCCGGCGAGATCGCCGAGGAGGTGTACGAGAAGATCCTCGGCTTCGCCAGCTTCGGCTTCCCCGAGTCGCACGCGCAGAGCTTCGCCCATCTCGTCTACGCCAGCTCGTACCTGAAGCGGCACTATCCGGCGGCGTTCACGGCGGCGCTGCTGCGCAACCAGCCGATGGGCTTCTACAGCCCGCAGACGCTGATCGGCGACGCGCGGCGGCACGGCGTACGCGTCCTCGGCGTGGACGTCAACGCGAGCGCGGACCAGGCGACGCTGGAGGCGCCCTACGCCGAGGCCGCCGGCTCGCCGCACTCCCCCGCCGGCGCGCAGCCGTCGGTCCGCGTGGGCCTGTCGTACGTGCGCAACCTCGGTAAGGAGGGCGCGGAGCGGATCGCCGCCGGGCGGCCGTACGAGAGCCTGGAGGACCTGGTCCGGCGGGTGCCGATGCCCACTGCCGCGCTGGAGGCGCTCGCCACCGCGGGCGCGTTCGGCTGCTTCGGCCTCGGCCGCCGCGAGGCGCTGTGGGCCGCGGGCGCGCTCTCCCGCGGCGCCACGTCGCCCGCCTCGGCCCCGTGGCGCGCCGAGCGGCTGCCCGGCACCGCCCCGGGCACGTCGGCGCCCGCGCTGCCCGCGATGACCCCGATCGAGGAGACCATCGCCGACCTGTGGGCCACCGGCACGTCGGGGCGGCACCCGATCGCCCACGTACGCCACATGCTCGACGAGCGCGGCGCCATCCCCCTGGGCGCGCTCGGTGACGTACCCGGCGAGACGAACGTCCTGGTCGCCGGCGTGGTCACGCACCGGCAGCGCCCCGGGACGGCGGGCGGCGTGATCTTCTTCAACATCGAGGACGAGACCGGCATGGGTAACATCGTCTGCCGTCCCCAGGTCTGGGAGCGTTACCGCGCCATGGCCTTCCAGGCCCAGGCGATGCTCGTGCACGCCCGTCTCGAACGCCATGAGGGCGCGACGAACCTCGTCGCCACCCGACTGCGGCGCCTTCCCGTGACGACCATGGCCCGGAGCCGCGACTTCCGATGA
- a CDS encoding lipase family protein produces MAAEPMEPAAAPAGALSALEWESKLRREFETAGLWARDTLGPDYTELRPYGPRTTPGFPVYPDLEDRLLRTGRHPDPVIAHALATCAAYAYSDAETVSMIMARLGLEKNHCRVVTSSVDAMFIRSTAFLVQSASGRVAILCYRGTVPTDFTGWMTDADVAPERMTYRIGDPRATVHAGFYRNVRATRYEVVAALKRACQGRSVRAPLPDEPDGPRMDGLEALYVTGHSLGGAMAAMMAVMLRHERKFRAGDDLTDRLRAAYTFGQPMIGDPRFARACQKDAFLRDNVIRYVYDSDVVPHLPPKTAGPYRHFGREFSYQVPHLRRGVLGLSRYLGHPYDTRRGHLREQAVPAGQTLSLLGGFGLAALAFAGSRVQPLRSLPVVYSFEDHRPQHYITCLTPPGVQNEFGD; encoded by the coding sequence GTGGCGGCGGAACCCATGGAGCCGGCAGCGGCACCGGCCGGGGCGCTCTCCGCCCTGGAGTGGGAGTCGAAGCTGCGCCGGGAGTTCGAGACCGCCGGCCTGTGGGCACGCGACACGCTGGGCCCGGACTACACCGAGCTGAGACCGTACGGTCCGCGCACCACTCCCGGCTTCCCGGTCTACCCGGACCTGGAGGACCGGCTTCTGCGGACCGGGCGGCACCCGGATCCCGTCATCGCGCACGCCCTGGCCACCTGCGCGGCCTACGCCTACTCGGACGCCGAGACCGTCTCGATGATCATGGCGAGGCTGGGTCTGGAGAAGAACCACTGCCGCGTGGTCACCTCATCCGTCGATGCCATGTTCATCCGCTCGACCGCGTTCCTGGTCCAGAGCGCCAGCGGGAGGGTCGCGATCCTCTGCTACCGCGGCACCGTGCCCACGGACTTCACCGGCTGGATGACCGACGCCGACGTCGCACCGGAGCGAATGACGTACCGGATCGGTGATCCGCGCGCCACCGTGCACGCGGGCTTCTACCGCAACGTACGTGCGACGCGCTACGAGGTCGTGGCGGCGCTGAAACGCGCCTGCCAGGGCCGCTCGGTCCGCGCTCCGCTCCCGGACGAGCCCGACGGGCCCCGGATGGACGGCCTCGAGGCGCTGTACGTCACCGGGCACAGCCTCGGCGGCGCGATGGCCGCGATGATGGCCGTCATGCTGCGGCACGAACGCAAGTTCCGGGCCGGCGACGACCTCACGGACCGGCTCAGGGCCGCCTACACGTTCGGCCAGCCCATGATCGGCGACCCGCGCTTCGCCCGCGCCTGCCAGAAGGACGCGTTCCTGCGCGACAACGTGATCCGGTACGTCTACGACAGCGACGTCGTTCCTCATCTCCCGCCGAAGACCGCCGGGCCGTACCGGCACTTCGGCCGTGAGTTCTCCTACCAGGTCCCCCACCTGCGCCGCGGCGTGCTGGGCCTGTCGCGCTACCTCGGCCACCCGTACGACACCCGGCGCGGGCACCTGCGGGAGCAGGCGGTTCCCGCCGGGCAGACGCTGAGCCTCCTGGGCGGGTTCGGTCTCGCGGCGCTGGCCTTCGCCGGCAGCCGCGTCCAGCCGCTGCGCTCACTGCCCGTGGTCTACTCCTTCGAAGATCATCGGCCTCAGCACTACATCACCTGCCTGACACCGCCGGGAGTACAGAACGAGTTCGGCGACTAG
- a CDS encoding CGNR zinc finger domain-containing protein, translating into MNFNSHTDLVVGHAVRLVNTLTAGERRGRPYVPPEGTDRRATLAEIGFGELGESDADVLADMATELRVVFAAVTDDDIDTAAHQVNHLLEVTRARPHLDRHDGEPWHLHFHGPAGDVGPEWVAGCATGLAVVLGSEFADRLGVCTAPHCDRVYVDTSRNGTRRFCSTACQNRVKTAAFRARTR; encoded by the coding sequence GTGAACTTCAACAGTCACACCGATCTGGTCGTCGGCCACGCCGTACGCCTGGTCAACACGCTCACCGCGGGGGAGCGGCGCGGCCGTCCGTACGTGCCGCCGGAGGGCACGGACCGGCGCGCGACGCTGGCCGAGATCGGCTTCGGCGAGCTCGGCGAGAGCGACGCCGACGTGCTCGCCGACATGGCCACCGAACTGCGCGTCGTCTTCGCCGCGGTGACCGATGACGACATCGACACCGCGGCGCATCAGGTGAACCACCTCCTGGAGGTGACGCGGGCACGCCCGCACCTGGACCGCCACGACGGCGAGCCCTGGCACCTGCACTTCCACGGGCCCGCCGGAGATGTGGGGCCTGAATGGGTGGCGGGCTGCGCGACCGGCCTGGCGGTCGTGCTCGGCAGCGAGTTCGCGGACCGGCTGGGCGTCTGCACCGCACCGCACTGCGACCGCGTCTACGTCGACACCTCGCGCAACGGCACCCGCCGCTTCTGCTCGACCGCGTGCCAGAACCGCGTCAAGACCGCCGCGTTCCGCGCCCGTACCCGCTGA
- a CDS encoding alpha/beta hydrolase, which yields MHSLQFIAESSSNGMLERDFTVDGVPGVLWSPASNAADRAPLILMAHGGGNHKKHPAMSGRARRLVTGCGFHVAVIDAPGHGDRPRTAHDEAEIAELFRARAAGEPEGPIVVRYNDHLAKLAVPEYQAALDSLQELPEIGTGGPVGFWGINMGTAIGIPFVAIEPRITAAVFGQHWPDVLAEKAKQITIPIEFDMQWDDEHISREEGLALFDAFASKEKSLHVNSGRHKELPRFEVDSAARFFVRHFGGAVTAPA from the coding sequence GTGCACTCTCTGCAGTTCATCGCCGAGTCGTCGTCGAACGGCATGCTCGAGCGCGACTTCACCGTGGACGGCGTCCCCGGCGTCCTCTGGTCGCCGGCCTCCAACGCGGCCGATCGCGCACCTCTGATCCTGATGGCCCACGGCGGCGGCAACCACAAGAAGCACCCGGCGATGTCCGGCCGGGCACGGCGCCTCGTGACCGGCTGCGGTTTCCATGTCGCCGTCATCGACGCGCCCGGTCACGGCGACCGGCCGCGCACGGCGCACGACGAGGCGGAGATCGCCGAGCTGTTCCGGGCGAGGGCGGCGGGCGAGCCGGAAGGCCCGATCGTCGTGCGCTACAACGACCACCTGGCGAAGCTCGCCGTGCCCGAGTACCAGGCGGCCCTGGATTCCCTCCAGGAACTCCCGGAGATCGGCACCGGCGGGCCGGTCGGCTTCTGGGGCATCAACATGGGCACCGCGATCGGCATACCGTTCGTGGCGATCGAACCCAGGATCACCGCCGCGGTCTTCGGCCAGCACTGGCCCGACGTCCTGGCCGAGAAGGCGAAGCAGATCACCATCCCGATCGAGTTCGACATGCAGTGGGATGACGAGCACATCTCGCGCGAGGAGGGTCTCGCCCTGTTCGACGCCTTCGCCTCGAAGGAGAAGTCGTTGCACGTGAACTCGGGCAGGCACAAGGAGCTGCCCCGGTTCGAGGTCGACAGCGCGGCCCGGTTCTTCGTCCGGCACTTCGGCGGAGCGGTCACCGCGCCGGCCTGA
- a CDS encoding DNA polymerase Y family protein, whose protein sequence is MTPPRALVVWCPDWPITAIGLDAATPAAVVSDSLIEACSAAARASGVRRGQRMRDAQRHCPDLVVRDRDPDAEGRRFESVAVAVSNVTPWVEIVRPGVCAIPVRGAARYHGGAVADEESLRVHMQDTVVERGFDCGAGIADGLFAAQLAARAGEGGLVVPVGGTPAFLAPYPVSVLDRPELADLLTRLGIRTLGAFAALPVRDVTGRFGADEVRAHRLARGLYPRPPAPRAPLTDLTVTTEFDPPAVAAEQVIFAAKTLAEHLHEVLAAEALTCVRLGVEVTGADGRTLIRLWRHDGALSALAIAERVRWQLSSWETSPEQEGVGGVALLRLLPDQLVADDGHQEALWGGVTVSDRVARAAARVQAMLGHQAIARPFPAGGRGPAEHVVRVPFGDLPPAAVAGGPWPGRVPDPPPSVVHPEPLPAAVTDAGGAPVLVNARLAVSAPPCQVEIAGRRLPVTAWTGPWPARERWWDPARARRRARFQAVTDDGMAHLLVFEGGHWHVEAGYV, encoded by the coding sequence GTGACCCCGCCGCGGGCCCTCGTGGTCTGGTGTCCCGACTGGCCGATCACCGCCATCGGGCTGGACGCCGCCACGCCCGCCGCCGTGGTCTCCGACTCCCTGATCGAGGCGTGCTCGGCGGCGGCGCGCGCGTCGGGCGTACGGCGGGGGCAGCGGATGCGTGACGCGCAGCGGCACTGTCCCGATCTCGTGGTCCGCGACCGCGACCCTGACGCCGAGGGGCGGCGCTTCGAGTCGGTGGCGGTGGCCGTCTCGAACGTCACGCCCTGGGTCGAGATCGTACGGCCCGGGGTCTGCGCGATCCCGGTACGCGGCGCGGCCCGCTACCACGGTGGCGCGGTAGCCGATGAGGAGTCGCTGCGGGTCCACATGCAGGACACCGTGGTCGAGCGGGGTTTCGACTGCGGCGCGGGCATCGCCGACGGCCTGTTCGCGGCGCAGCTGGCGGCGCGTGCCGGAGAGGGCGGCCTGGTGGTGCCCGTGGGCGGGACTCCCGCCTTCCTCGCGCCGTACCCCGTGAGCGTCCTCGACCGGCCCGAGCTCGCCGACCTGCTGACCCGGCTCGGCATCCGTACGCTCGGGGCGTTCGCGGCTCTGCCGGTACGGGACGTCACGGGGCGTTTCGGCGCGGACGAGGTACGGGCGCACCGGCTGGCCCGCGGGCTGTACCCCCGGCCGCCGGCCCCGCGCGCGCCGCTCACCGACCTGACCGTGACGACGGAGTTCGACCCGCCCGCCGTGGCCGCCGAACAGGTCATCTTCGCCGCCAAGACGCTCGCCGAACACCTGCACGAGGTGCTCGCCGCCGAGGCCCTGACCTGCGTACGCCTCGGTGTCGAGGTGACCGGCGCCGACGGGCGTACCCTCATCCGCCTGTGGCGGCACGACGGGGCGCTGTCCGCCCTCGCCATCGCCGAACGGGTCCGCTGGCAGCTGTCGTCCTGGGAGACCTCGCCGGAGCAGGAAGGCGTCGGCGGCGTGGCGCTCCTGCGGCTACTGCCCGACCAGCTCGTCGCCGACGACGGCCACCAGGAGGCGCTGTGGGGCGGAGTCACGGTCTCCGACCGCGTCGCGCGGGCCGCCGCGCGGGTCCAGGCCATGCTCGGGCATCAGGCCATCGCCCGGCCGTTCCCGGCCGGCGGGCGCGGCCCCGCGGAGCACGTCGTACGGGTGCCCTTCGGTGACCTGCCTCCGGCGGCGGTCGCCGGTGGGCCGTGGCCGGGACGGGTCCCCGACCCGCCGCCGTCCGTCGTCCACCCGGAACCACTGCCCGCCGCGGTGACCGACGCCGGCGGCGCTCCCGTCCTGGTGAACGCCCGGCTGGCGGTGTCCGCGCCGCCCTGCCAGGTCGAGATCGCCGGGCGCCGCCTGCCGGTGACGGCGTGGACGGGGCCGTGGCCGGCGCGCGAACGCTGGTGGGACCCGGCCCGTGCCCGCCGCCGTGCCCGGTTCCAGGCCGTCACCGACGACGGCATGGCCCACCTCCTCGTCTTCGAGGGCGGCCACTGGCATGTCGAGGCCGGCTATGTCTAG
- a CDS encoding class I SAM-dependent methyltransferase, translating into MLTTTVARTWISRWDRQQEGYLPDREERFTALIDAVEAGAGRPDPLVLDLGCGPGSLSARLLDRLPRATVVAIDTDPLLLALARGAHPGRTELRFADLDLRTPGWAAALDLDRPADAAVSTTALHWLPEPGLRTAYAELASVLRPGGLFLNGDHMEVGESTLHRLERALAERATQRRFGEDGPEDWRQWWDAAAADPALAELVAARTAAADHHGSESAHLSVHTAALRDAGFGEMGTLWQHGDNRLLCAIRT; encoded by the coding sequence ATGCTCACGACCACGGTGGCACGGACCTGGATCTCCCGCTGGGATCGCCAGCAGGAGGGCTACCTCCCCGACCGTGAGGAACGCTTCACCGCCCTGATCGACGCGGTCGAGGCGGGCGCCGGACGGCCCGACCCGCTCGTGCTCGACCTGGGCTGCGGGCCCGGCTCGCTGTCCGCCCGGCTGCTCGACCGCCTCCCGCGCGCCACCGTCGTCGCGATCGACACCGACCCGCTGCTGCTCGCGCTGGCCCGCGGCGCACACCCGGGCCGTACGGAGCTGCGGTTCGCCGACCTCGACCTGCGGACGCCGGGCTGGGCGGCCGCGCTCGACCTGGACCGCCCGGCCGACGCCGCGGTCAGCACGACGGCGCTGCACTGGCTCCCCGAGCCGGGCCTGCGCACGGCGTACGCCGAACTGGCCTCGGTGCTCCGTCCCGGCGGGCTGTTCCTGAACGGAGACCACATGGAGGTCGGCGAGTCCACGCTGCACCGGCTGGAGCGCGCACTGGCCGAGCGTGCCACGCAGCGCCGGTTCGGCGAGGACGGGCCGGAGGACTGGCGGCAGTGGTGGGACGCGGCCGCCGCGGACCCGGCGCTGGCAGAACTCGTCGCCGCCCGTACGGCCGCCGCCGACCACCACGGCTCGGAGTCCGCCCACCTGTCCGTCCACACCGCCGCCCTCCGCGACGCGGGCTTCGGCGAGATGGGCACGCTCTGGCAGCACGGCGACAACCGGCTCCTCTGCGCCATTCGCACCTGA
- a CDS encoding class I SAM-dependent methyltransferase, whose translation MPDTWLSDTRSSYDTDASGYAEKVRGLLGARPYLRASLALFAELVQGAGGGPVADVGCGPGYVTGHLHDLGVDAFGIDISPEMVAIARRDYPGLRFEVGTMTDLDLADDSVAGVLALWSVIHVPDHAVPGVFEQFRRVLRPGGPLLVGFHVGDETRHTSEGYTGRPINVDTHRRRPSKIADWLRDAGFTIEAELVIGPDDDGPGAVIFARGPA comes from the coding sequence ATGCCTGACACCTGGCTGTCCGACACCCGTTCCTCGTACGACACCGACGCCTCCGGATACGCCGAGAAGGTGCGTGGACTGCTCGGTGCGAGGCCTTACCTACGCGCGAGCCTGGCGTTGTTCGCCGAGCTGGTACAAGGTGCCGGAGGTGGGCCGGTCGCCGATGTCGGCTGCGGGCCGGGCTACGTCACCGGCCACCTCCACGATCTCGGAGTGGACGCGTTCGGCATCGACATCTCGCCCGAGATGGTCGCCATCGCGCGGCGCGACTACCCCGGCCTGCGCTTCGAGGTCGGGACGATGACCGACCTCGACCTGGCGGACGACTCAGTCGCCGGCGTACTCGCGCTCTGGTCCGTGATCCACGTGCCCGACCACGCCGTGCCCGGCGTGTTCGAGCAGTTCCGCCGGGTGTTGCGCCCAGGGGGTCCGCTGCTGGTCGGCTTCCACGTCGGTGACGAGACGCGACACACGTCCGAGGGCTACACGGGTCGCCCGATCAACGTTGACACTCACCGGCGCCGGCCGAGCAAGATCGCGGACTGGCTTCGTGACGCGGGGTTCACGATCGAGGCCGAACTGGTCATCGGGCCGGACGACGACGGCCCGGGAGCCGTCATCTTCGCGCGCGGCCCCGCCTGA